Proteins encoded within one genomic window of Candidatus Cloacimonadota bacterium:
- a CDS encoding 1-acyl-sn-glycerol-3-phosphate acyltransferase has translation MFNKLTSILWKVFFVIMMLLLFIFLLFHLVTKLFLSPSRYRRLTWQMARVWGWFTVVSTGTRVKVSGRENIPLEGPICFMGNHQSYFDIPTLLGFAGCPMGFIAKQELARVPVLKQWMVQLPSFFLDRDNARQAIKVFQAAAKVMKEGHPMVIFPEGLRAERGKVADFHLGSLKLAQMAGATIVPFALDGTWRMLEIDGDIHAARVNFTILPPVRPGDPIYDDKIALAAHLKSSIEACLTD, from the coding sequence ATGTTCAACAAACTAACCAGCATTCTCTGGAAAGTCTTCTTCGTCATCATGATGCTGTTGTTGTTCATCTTTCTGCTTTTTCACCTTGTCACCAAGCTGTTTTTGTCACCAAGCCGTTACCGCAGGCTAACCTGGCAGATGGCAAGGGTTTGGGGCTGGTTCACGGTGGTCAGCACCGGCACGCGGGTGAAGGTTTCCGGGCGCGAGAACATTCCTTTGGAAGGTCCCATCTGCTTCATGGGCAATCACCAAAGTTATTTTGACATTCCCACCCTCCTTGGTTTTGCGGGCTGTCCCATGGGCTTCATTGCCAAGCAGGAATTGGCCAGGGTGCCTGTGCTCAAGCAGTGGATGGTCCAGCTACCCAGCTTCTTTCTGGACCGAGACAACGCCCGCCAGGCCATCAAAGTCTTTCAGGCAGCGGCCAAAGTGATGAAGGAAGGCCATCCCATGGTCATTTTTCCTGAAGGGTTGCGCGCGGAGCGGGGCAAAGTGGCTGATTTTCATCTGGGCAGCCTCAAACTCGCGCAAATGGCTGGCGCCACCATTGTGCCATTCGCCCTGGACGGCACCTGGCGCATGTTGGAGATCGACGGCGATATCCACGCCGCCAGGGTGAACTTCACCATCCTGCCGCCCGTGAGACCAGGTGATCCCATTTACGACGATAAAATCGCCCTCGCCGCTCATCTGAAAAGCTCTATCGAGGCCTGCCTCACGGATTGA